The following proteins are co-located in the Spirosoma montaniterrae genome:
- a CDS encoding DUF433 domain-containing protein: MVDYRQIITIEPGKRGGKPCIRNMRITVGDVLGWLAAGMSFDDIVSDFPELTKDDIYASLAFAADKENRLRIAA; the protein is encoded by the coding sequence ATGGTTGACTACCGACAAATTATTACTATCGAACCGGGGAAACGGGGTGGAAAACCCTGCATTCGGAACATGCGTATTACCGTTGGCGATGTGTTAGGCTGGCTGGCCGCTGGTATGAGTTTTGATGACATAGTCAGCGATTTCCCAGAATTAACTAAAGATGATATCTATGCCAGTTTAGCATTTGCGGCTGATAAAGAAAACCGGCTTCGAATTGCGGCATGA
- a CDS encoding molybdopterin-dependent oxidoreductase, with the protein MKPAINTNPEPKLPESDLPESAVRRQTLKAFGLFALAATVPIGVYLWIKNSPNLYGAKKPLRRVLDANETIARTYFSNANLVKTYPLDRAAKQPRQNGYDGLRTPLPADWKLHVDRDEQNPLYLTMDDIRTLPKHELVYDFKCVEGWSQIQHWGGARLADFLERYKLGTKPGNASELFEYVGLETPDKGYYVGIDMASALHSQTLLAYELNGQPISNAHGAPVRLIIPHKYGVKNLKRIGRIFFSDTRPRDFWAERGYDYYLGL; encoded by the coding sequence ATGAAACCGGCCATCAACACCAATCCCGAACCCAAACTGCCCGAAAGCGACCTGCCTGAATCGGCAGTGCGTCGGCAAACGTTGAAAGCATTTGGCCTGTTCGCGCTGGCGGCAACGGTGCCGATTGGCGTTTATTTATGGATAAAAAACAGCCCTAATTTATACGGTGCCAAAAAGCCCCTGCGCCGGGTACTCGATGCCAACGAGACCATTGCCCGAACGTATTTCAGCAATGCCAACTTAGTGAAAACTTACCCGCTCGATAGGGCGGCCAAACAACCCCGTCAGAATGGCTACGACGGCCTCCGAACGCCCCTCCCCGCCGACTGGAAATTGCACGTAGACCGTGACGAGCAGAATCCGCTATACCTGACAATGGACGACATCCGCACGCTGCCCAAGCACGAACTGGTATATGATTTCAAATGCGTAGAAGGCTGGAGTCAGATTCAGCACTGGGGCGGAGCGCGGCTGGCCGACTTTCTCGAACGCTACAAACTCGGCACGAAACCCGGCAACGCCAGCGAACTTTTCGAGTACGTCGGTCTGGAAACGCCCGACAAAGGCTATTACGTTGGCATCGACATGGCGAGTGCGCTGCATTCGCAAACGCTGCTGGCTTACGAGCTGAATGGTCAGCCTATCAGCAACGCCCACGGCGCACCCGTTCGGCTGATTATTCCGCACAAATACGGCGTAAAGAACCTCAAACGCATTGGGCGCATCTTTTTCAGCGACACCCGCCCCCGCGATTTCTGGGCCGAGCGAGGCTACGACTATTATCTGGGCTTGTAG
- a CDS encoding xylulokinase, giving the protein MYLLGFDLGSSSVKACLLDADTGKVVASAFFPETEMAIDSPEPGFAEQQPDLWWQNACRASQTVMQQSGVKPESVVAIGISYQMHGLVVVDKAFNVLRPSIIWCDSRAVAYGNQAFDELGHERILSHLLNSPGNLTAAKLAWVKANEPGVFAEIDKFMLPGDYLAARMTGNIVTTAPGLSEGVLWDFRNGQPADFLMQYYGFDTSLLPVIRPTFAEQGQLTATAAAELGLAAGTPITYRAGDQPNNAFSLNVLEPGQIAATAGTSGVVYGVSDRADYDPKSRVNTFLHVSHTSEAPRYGVLLCVNGTGILNSWLRNQVLRRSISYDDMNHLAHEAPVGADGLLCLPFGNGAERVLENADPGASFHGLQLTRHGLPHLIRAAQEGIVFALYYGIQVMESVGVGLQTIRAGEANMFLSPLFRDTLANLTGAAIELYNTDGAQGAARGAGLGLGHYKTAQDAFVGLHVTKTVDPTIRDQERYTEAYARWLAVLSKSL; this is encoded by the coding sequence ATGTATCTCCTCGGTTTCGACCTCGGTTCTTCGTCTGTTAAAGCTTGTTTGCTCGATGCCGACACTGGTAAAGTGGTGGCATCGGCTTTTTTTCCGGAAACTGAAATGGCTATCGACTCGCCCGAGCCGGGTTTCGCCGAACAGCAGCCCGACCTGTGGTGGCAGAATGCCTGCCGGGCCAGCCAGACAGTAATGCAGCAGTCGGGCGTAAAACCTGAGTCGGTAGTGGCTATCGGCATTTCCTATCAGATGCATGGCTTAGTGGTGGTCGATAAAGCGTTCAACGTACTGCGCCCCAGCATTATCTGGTGCGATAGCCGGGCCGTTGCGTATGGAAATCAGGCGTTCGATGAGCTTGGTCATGAGCGGATTCTATCGCACCTGCTCAACTCGCCGGGCAATCTCACAGCCGCCAAATTAGCCTGGGTGAAAGCCAACGAACCAGGTGTTTTTGCCGAAATCGACAAATTTATGCTCCCCGGCGATTACCTCGCAGCACGCATGACGGGCAATATCGTAACCACCGCGCCGGGCCTGTCGGAAGGAGTTTTGTGGGATTTCCGGAACGGCCAGCCCGCCGACTTCTTGATGCAGTACTACGGCTTTGATACATCGCTGCTCCCCGTCATCCGCCCTACCTTTGCCGAGCAGGGTCAACTCACGGCCACTGCTGCCGCCGAACTGGGTCTTGCTGCCGGAACGCCCATTACCTACCGTGCTGGCGATCAGCCTAACAATGCTTTTTCGCTGAATGTGCTCGAACCGGGGCAGATTGCTGCCACGGCGGGTACGTCGGGCGTGGTATATGGCGTCAGCGACCGGGCCGACTATGACCCGAAGTCGCGGGTGAACACCTTCCTGCACGTGAGCCACACTTCTGAAGCTCCGCGCTACGGGGTGCTGTTGTGCGTAAACGGTACGGGCATTCTCAATAGCTGGCTGCGGAATCAGGTACTGCGCCGGAGCATCAGTTACGATGACATGAACCACCTCGCTCATGAAGCACCCGTTGGGGCCGATGGGCTGCTGTGTCTGCCGTTTGGCAACGGTGCCGAGCGGGTTTTGGAAAACGCCGATCCGGGAGCCAGCTTTCATGGTCTGCAACTAACACGGCATGGTCTTCCGCACCTGATTCGGGCCGCACAGGAGGGTATTGTTTTCGCGCTCTATTACGGCATTCAGGTTATGGAAAGCGTGGGCGTAGGGCTGCAAACCATCCGGGCGGGTGAGGCCAACATGTTCCTCAGCCCCCTCTTCCGCGATACGCTCGCCAACCTGACAGGCGCGGCTATCGAACTATACAATACCGATGGTGCGCAGGGAGCAGCACGAGGAGCAGGGCTGGGGCTGGGACATTACAAGACCGCTCAGGACGCCTTCGTGGGCCTGCATGTCACGAAAACCGTCGACCCCACCATCCGCGATCAGGAACGCTACACCGAAGCGTATGCACGATGGCTGGCGGTGCTAAGTAAATCACTATAG
- a CDS encoding family 78 glycoside hydrolase catalytic domain, whose product MHFLKFLLLLLSVTAFAQTPATDWTNAYWPARWILHPTAPVRQYGIFHLRKTIDLPQKPVRFVVHVSGDNRYRLFVNGRAVGMGPARSDTQNWNYETYDLAPYLQAGRNVLAAQVWNMGDGIPFAQMSYQTGFVLQGDSDAEKVVNTDASWKVYQNPAYSPIKNDIAKMRTYIVVGDGDRVDAAQYPWGWEQPNFDDKNWLAAKPLGFPTKPRGLGTDGNWGLVPRQIPMMDERPERLATVRRVENGKMDAGFLQGKTPVTVSANTKAVFLLDNGVLTNAYPELTVSRGKGATVTLGYAEALFDASGKKGNRNEITGRTMRSFDDQFVADGADRRTFRPLWFRTYRYLQLTVETKDEPITLNDLVGQFTGYPFVEKGQFTTNDTTLKQIWNVGWRTARLCAGEMYFDCPYYEQLQYVGDTRVQSLISLYVAGDDRLMRKAILDYDHSRFNEGLTQSRYPSADFQVIPTFSLFWVCMIHDYWMHRQDDAFVKSMLPGVLGVLNWHEERLAKNNLNGPLNWWNFVDWAWPWTEETRIGGVPPGVREGSSVLTLQQAYTYFRAGDLLAHFGQNERAEHYRELARRLNRAVYSQCWDAGRGLLADTPAKKTFSQHANILAVLTDAVPKEQQTALLTKTMTATDITQATFYFKFYLFEALKKTGSGDQLIPQLKPWRDMLAMGLTTFAENPEPTRSDCHAWSASPLYQFLSTTCGIRPAEPGFRSVRIDPALGDLTSVEGRVPHPQGDIVVQFQKTATGSLTGSVTLPEKLTGTLRWNGKTLALKGGKQAVSM is encoded by the coding sequence ATGCACTTTCTCAAATTCCTGCTTCTGCTCCTATCGGTAACCGCCTTTGCTCAAACACCTGCCACTGACTGGACCAACGCCTACTGGCCTGCTCGCTGGATTCTGCACCCTACCGCCCCGGTGCGCCAATACGGTATTTTTCATCTCCGAAAGACTATCGACCTGCCGCAAAAACCAGTTCGGTTTGTGGTTCACGTATCGGGCGATAACCGTTACCGGCTGTTTGTAAATGGCCGCGCCGTGGGCATGGGTCCGGCCCGCTCCGATACCCAGAACTGGAACTACGAAACCTACGACCTCGCGCCCTATTTGCAGGCAGGCCGTAATGTGCTGGCCGCGCAGGTCTGGAACATGGGCGATGGCATTCCCTTCGCGCAGATGAGTTATCAGACGGGTTTTGTACTTCAGGGCGATTCAGACGCCGAGAAGGTTGTTAATACCGACGCAAGCTGGAAGGTCTACCAGAATCCAGCCTACTCACCCATTAAAAACGACATCGCCAAAATGCGGACGTATATCGTGGTGGGCGATGGCGACCGGGTCGATGCCGCGCAATATCCCTGGGGCTGGGAGCAGCCTAATTTCGACGATAAAAACTGGCTGGCAGCCAAACCGCTGGGTTTTCCGACCAAGCCACGCGGTCTCGGCACCGATGGTAACTGGGGTTTAGTGCCGCGCCAGATTCCAATGATGGACGAGCGGCCCGAACGGCTGGCAACAGTTCGGCGCGTGGAAAATGGAAAAATGGACGCCGGTTTTTTGCAAGGCAAAACGCCCGTTACGGTGTCGGCCAACACAAAAGCCGTGTTTCTGCTCGATAACGGTGTGCTGACCAATGCCTACCCTGAACTGACCGTTAGCCGGGGAAAAGGTGCGACCGTTACGCTGGGGTATGCCGAAGCATTGTTCGATGCCAGCGGCAAAAAAGGCAATCGAAACGAGATAACGGGCCGAACCATGCGGAGTTTCGACGATCAGTTTGTGGCCGATGGCGCCGACCGCCGAACGTTTCGACCGCTGTGGTTTCGGACGTACCGCTACTTGCAACTGACGGTCGAAACCAAAGACGAACCGATCACGCTGAACGATCTGGTTGGGCAGTTCACGGGCTATCCGTTCGTAGAAAAAGGGCAGTTTACGACCAACGACACAACACTGAAACAAATCTGGAACGTGGGCTGGCGAACGGCCCGGCTCTGCGCAGGCGAAATGTATTTCGACTGCCCATACTATGAACAGTTGCAGTATGTAGGCGATACACGCGTACAGTCGCTGATTTCGCTTTACGTAGCGGGCGACGACCGCCTAATGCGAAAGGCTATTCTCGACTATGACCACAGCCGTTTCAACGAGGGACTGACACAGAGCCGCTACCCTTCGGCTGATTTTCAGGTGATTCCGACGTTTTCGTTGTTCTGGGTTTGTATGATTCATGATTACTGGATGCACCGGCAAGACGATGCGTTCGTGAAGTCGATGCTGCCGGGCGTGCTGGGTGTGCTGAACTGGCACGAAGAACGTTTAGCCAAAAATAACCTGAACGGCCCGCTCAACTGGTGGAATTTTGTGGACTGGGCCTGGCCCTGGACCGAAGAAACGCGCATTGGCGGGGTGCCGCCCGGTGTTCGCGAAGGGTCGAGTGTGCTGACGCTGCAACAGGCGTATACGTATTTCCGGGCGGGCGATTTGCTGGCGCATTTCGGGCAGAACGAACGCGCCGAACATTACCGCGAACTGGCCCGCCGACTCAACCGGGCCGTATATAGCCAATGCTGGGATGCCGGACGCGGCCTGCTGGCCGATACACCGGCGAAGAAAACGTTCAGCCAACACGCCAATATTCTGGCCGTGCTGACTGATGCCGTGCCGAAAGAGCAGCAAACGGCTTTGCTAACCAAAACCATGACGGCTACGGATATAACGCAGGCTACGTTTTACTTTAAATTCTACCTGTTCGAAGCGTTGAAGAAAACGGGCTCGGGCGATCAACTCATCCCGCAGCTCAAACCCTGGCGCGACATGCTGGCAATGGGCCTGACTACCTTCGCCGAAAACCCCGAACCCACCCGCTCCGACTGCCACGCCTGGAGTGCCTCGCCCCTTTACCAGTTTCTGAGCACTACCTGCGGCATCCGTCCCGCCGAACCCGGCTTCCGCTCCGTCCGCATCGACCCCGCCCTCGGCGACCTGACGAGCGTAGAAGGTCGCGTACCACATCCGCAAGGCGACATTGTGGTACAATTCCAGAAAACCGCAACAGGTAGCCTTACCGGCAGCGTTACCTTACCCGAAAAATTGACCGGAACGCTGCGCTGGAACGGCAAAACGCTGGCGTTGAAGGGCGGAAAACAAGCGGTTTCTATGTAG
- a CDS encoding MBL fold metallo-hydrolase: protein MHIKTLDTGPFKLDGGAMFGVVPKTLWQRTNPADDRNLCEWALRNLLIETTDASGKPRLLLVDTGVGDKQDAKFMGFYDLPNGKTLPDAVQQAGYTLSDVTDVLLTHLHFDHAGGAVRWADAGRTRLEPTFPRATYWSHSQQWAWAMQPNPRERATYLRENIMPLHESGQLRFSDQHELGIPGIELLYVDGHTEKMLMPKIETNGQTLLFCADLIPSASHVPVPYVMGYDVRPLLTMDEKTQYLTRAVQENWLLVFDHDPTCEAATVEQTEKGVRVKEKGPLAEFI from the coding sequence ATGCACATCAAAACCCTCGATACCGGCCCGTTCAAACTCGACGGCGGAGCCATGTTCGGCGTAGTACCGAAAACCCTGTGGCAACGTACTAACCCCGCCGACGACCGCAACCTCTGCGAGTGGGCACTCCGCAACCTGCTCATCGAAACCACTGACGCCAGCGGCAAACCCCGGCTACTTTTGGTCGATACGGGCGTGGGCGACAAACAGGACGCTAAATTTATGGGCTTCTACGACCTGCCCAACGGCAAAACACTGCCCGATGCCGTGCAACAGGCTGGCTACACCCTCAGCGACGTAACCGACGTACTGCTGACGCACCTGCACTTCGATCATGCGGGCGGGGCCGTGCGCTGGGCCGATGCGGGCCGAACCCGGCTCGAACCCACGTTTCCGCGTGCTACCTACTGGAGCCACAGCCAGCAGTGGGCGTGGGCCATGCAACCCAACCCCCGCGAACGGGCTACCTACCTGCGCGAGAACATTATGCCGTTGCACGAGAGCGGTCAACTGCGCTTTAGCGATCAGCATGAACTGGGCATCCCTGGCATTGAGCTATTGTACGTAGATGGACATACGGAGAAAATGCTGATGCCCAAAATAGAGACAAATGGACAAACGCTGCTCTTCTGCGCCGATCTGATTCCATCGGCATCGCACGTGCCGGTGCCGTATGTAATGGGATACGATGTGCGCCCATTGCTGACAATGGACGAAAAAACGCAGTATCTTACCCGCGCTGTGCAGGAAAACTGGCTGCTCGTTTTTGACCATGACCCGACCTGCGAAGCGGCCACGGTTGAGCAAACGGAAAAGGGCGTCCGGGTAAAGGAGAAGGGGCCATTGGCGGAGTTTATATGA
- a CDS encoding patatin-like phospholipase family protein encodes MKIGLVLSGGGARGIAHLGVIKALQEMGIRFDQIAGTSAGAITGALLAQGYTPDESLKIVESSSFVRHLRPAWNRMGLLRIDTAIDLYKKYIPHDSFEQLQIPLHVLAVDLNDGEQVIFDKGELIRPVLASCCLPGIFEPLLINKRQYVDGGVLNNLPVDVIEHKVDFLIGSHCNVLGQGTRKPISSMRGVIERSLVLAVQSKTKERFSRCDILIEPPQLAEYGTLDVSKARELFRIGYQYTRTMADQIEKRFNAPVAKTD; translated from the coding sequence ATGAAAATCGGCTTAGTATTATCCGGTGGCGGAGCGCGGGGTATAGCGCACCTGGGCGTCATAAAAGCCCTTCAGGAAATGGGTATCCGGTTCGATCAGATTGCCGGAACCAGTGCCGGAGCCATTACGGGCGCACTGCTGGCACAGGGCTACACGCCCGATGAAAGTCTGAAAATCGTTGAATCGTCGTCGTTTGTGCGGCACCTGCGCCCGGCCTGGAACCGTATGGGGCTGTTACGCATCGACACGGCCATTGACCTCTACAAAAAGTATATTCCCCATGACTCGTTCGAGCAGTTGCAGATTCCGCTCCACGTGCTGGCTGTTGACCTGAACGACGGCGAACAGGTTATTTTCGATAAAGGCGAACTGATTCGGCCCGTGCTGGCGTCGTGCTGTCTGCCGGGCATTTTTGAGCCGCTGCTTATCAATAAACGGCAATACGTTGATGGGGGTGTGCTAAACAACCTACCGGTCGATGTAATCGAACATAAAGTTGATTTTCTGATTGGGTCGCACTGCAACGTGCTGGGTCAGGGAACCCGCAAGCCAATTTCATCCATGCGGGGTGTTATCGAGCGCAGTCTGGTACTGGCCGTACAAAGCAAGACCAAAGAGCGATTCAGCCGGTGTGACATCCTGATCGAACCCCCCCAACTGGCTGAGTACGGAACCCTCGACGTCAGCAAAGCCCGCGAGTTGTTTCGGATAGGCTATCAGTACACGCGCACAATGGCCGATCAGATTGAAAAACGCTTCAACGCACCCGTTGCTAAAACGGACTGA
- a CDS encoding SusC/RagA family TonB-linked outer membrane protein, which produces MSRILLVGMLLVCSLWVPAWAQERTITGKVTAAEDGSPMPGVSVVVKGTTRGANTDANGMYSISVPDRKSQLVFSFVGTATQEVEAGNRSVIDVQLANDSKQLGEVVVTAQGLVREKRALGYAVTAVDKKSIEDRPQADVGRVLQGKVPGVNITATSGVSGTGTNITIRGYSSITGSVQPLFVVDGVPFNSNTNTRATGQTGVTDFTSGSQSSSSRFLDLDPNNIENITVLKGLAATVTYGDQGRNGVILVTTKNGTRKARKTEFTVTQSLFTNTAHLPRYQNDYVGGFQQNLGYFFSNWGPTLAEAKIYPSQNTNPALTNHPFAFLSVAATRAAMADYVTSVSPYTMQIFPNNVKDFFRRGNISNTALNISGGGEKVSYNVSVGYNNEQGYIPNNGLRRLNIGLGLNAQMSKRLSMQTSINFANTDQFSPPLSAGQGNNANDFPSVLANVMYTPRQVDLMGWPYENPIDGSTVYFRSGNDIPNPRWVLNNYKTTGVVNRIFASNTVTYDLAKDLTLLYKVGLDTYDEVQEFKLNKGGVALVNGLYNTLNFKNTIWDNTLLLSYNRSVSENLSLSGKLGGNMRNDRFSLYNINSQNQLARNLYKHNNFIDNVAFDQTTEQTRMGIFGEITADLNNYLFVNLAGRNDWTSTVEPENRRIFYPSGSVSFVPTTAFKGLESPFMSFLKVRAGYGTSAGFPNPYSTRNILAQSARGWLNAAGAPVQTHSVDNTLGNANLKPELHTEYELGLEGKFFNNRINVDLTLYRRITRNLITRSPLDAATGFTETTINLGKIRNQGIELSLSGNIIRRGDFAWDGTFNFSRNEPLVMDLGGTLQEVQVTGFGSALGNYAVVGKPFNIIKGTGYRRNEQGQFLIDNQGYLQTTTSPIVLGDPNPAFTTSFINDFSFKGFSFNMMWTYRHGGAMYSSTAGALLGRGLTYDTGLEKGYDRAQTFIFPGVKADGNPNDIQVTASDVGFNNLYFFGDEGRIFDGSTIRLQELSLGYQLPTSLLGRIGIKRATISLTGNNIWYKALNFPPGLNFDTDNLGLGVGNGMGFEFLTGPSSRRLGGTLKLTF; this is translated from the coding sequence ATGAGTAGAATTCTACTGGTGGGTATGCTTCTTGTGTGCTCACTCTGGGTGCCAGCATGGGCCCAGGAGCGAACTATTACGGGTAAAGTAACCGCTGCCGAAGATGGTAGTCCAATGCCCGGTGTATCGGTGGTAGTGAAAGGCACTACGCGTGGAGCCAATACCGATGCCAACGGCATGTATTCGATTAGTGTACCTGACCGAAAAAGCCAATTGGTTTTTAGCTTCGTCGGTACAGCTACACAGGAGGTAGAAGCGGGAAACCGTTCAGTAATCGATGTACAACTGGCAAACGATTCGAAACAACTTGGTGAGGTAGTCGTAACGGCGCAGGGCCTGGTTCGGGAGAAACGCGCTTTAGGATACGCCGTAACCGCCGTTGACAAGAAGTCGATTGAAGACCGTCCGCAGGCCGACGTAGGGCGGGTGCTGCAAGGCAAAGTTCCTGGCGTGAACATCACGGCTACGTCGGGGGTGTCAGGTACGGGCACCAACATCACCATTCGCGGGTATTCGTCTATCACGGGTTCGGTGCAGCCGCTGTTTGTGGTCGATGGGGTTCCTTTTAACTCCAACACCAACACGCGGGCTACGGGTCAGACGGGAGTTACCGATTTTACCAGCGGCTCTCAATCATCATCGAGCCGTTTTCTGGATTTAGACCCCAACAACATCGAGAATATTACCGTGCTGAAAGGGTTGGCCGCCACCGTAACCTACGGCGATCAGGGCCGGAACGGGGTAATTCTGGTGACGACCAAGAACGGTACGCGCAAAGCCCGCAAAACCGAATTCACCGTTACGCAGTCGCTCTTCACCAACACAGCGCACCTGCCGCGTTATCAGAACGATTACGTAGGTGGCTTCCAGCAAAATTTAGGCTATTTCTTCAGCAACTGGGGACCAACGCTCGCAGAGGCCAAAATTTATCCGTCGCAGAACACTAACCCAGCTCTGACGAACCATCCTTTCGCTTTTTTGTCTGTAGCCGCCACAAGGGCCGCTATGGCCGATTACGTGACATCGGTTAGCCCGTATACCATGCAGATTTTCCCCAACAACGTGAAAGATTTCTTCCGGCGGGGCAATATCTCCAACACGGCACTGAACATTTCGGGTGGTGGCGAAAAGGTCAGCTATAACGTATCGGTTGGCTATAACAACGAGCAGGGCTACATTCCTAACAACGGTCTCCGACGGCTGAACATTGGCCTGGGCCTGAACGCGCAGATGAGTAAGCGGCTGTCGATGCAGACATCCATCAACTTCGCCAACACCGATCAGTTTTCGCCCCCGCTCAGTGCCGGTCAGGGCAACAACGCCAACGACTTCCCCTCGGTACTGGCAAACGTGATGTACACCCCGCGTCAGGTTGACCTGATGGGCTGGCCCTACGAAAATCCGATTGATGGCAGTACGGTTTATTTCCGTAGCGGCAACGACATTCCGAACCCCCGCTGGGTGCTGAATAACTACAAAACTACGGGCGTTGTAAACCGGATCTTTGCCTCCAACACCGTCACGTATGATTTAGCTAAAGACCTGACGCTGCTTTATAAAGTGGGCTTGGATACCTACGACGAAGTGCAGGAGTTCAAACTAAACAAAGGTGGCGTTGCGCTTGTGAATGGCTTGTATAACACGCTGAACTTCAAAAATACCATCTGGGATAACACCCTGCTGTTGTCTTACAACCGTTCAGTGAGCGAAAACCTGTCGTTATCGGGTAAGTTAGGTGGCAACATGCGAAATGACCGGTTTAGCCTGTATAACATCAACAGTCAGAATCAGTTAGCCCGCAACCTGTATAAGCATAATAATTTTATTGACAACGTAGCGTTCGACCAGACCACCGAGCAGACCCGCATGGGTATTTTCGGCGAAATAACTGCCGACCTGAACAACTATCTGTTTGTTAATTTGGCAGGCCGTAACGACTGGACCTCGACCGTTGAGCCAGAAAATCGCCGTATCTTCTATCCATCGGGTAGTGTCTCGTTTGTGCCAACAACTGCCTTCAAAGGATTAGAGTCGCCTTTTATGAGCTTCCTGAAAGTGCGGGCCGGTTATGGTACGTCGGCGGGTTTCCCGAATCCTTACAGCACCCGCAACATTCTGGCTCAGAGCGCACGCGGCTGGCTGAACGCTGCCGGAGCACCTGTACAGACGCACTCCGTTGATAACACACTGGGCAACGCCAACCTGAAGCCGGAATTGCACACCGAATACGAGTTGGGTCTGGAAGGTAAATTTTTCAACAATCGGATTAATGTTGACCTGACGTTGTACCGCCGGATTACCCGCAATCTGATTACCAGATCGCCCCTCGATGCAGCTACCGGCTTTACCGAAACCACCATCAACCTCGGTAAAATTCGTAACCAGGGTATCGAGTTGAGCTTGTCGGGGAATATAATTCGTCGCGGTGATTTTGCCTGGGATGGAACGTTCAACTTCTCGCGCAACGAACCCTTGGTGATGGACCTCGGTGGCACCTTGCAGGAAGTTCAGGTAACGGGCTTTGGCTCGGCGTTGGGTAACTACGCAGTGGTGGGCAAACCGTTCAACATCATCAAAGGAACGGGCTACCGGCGCAATGAGCAGGGGCAGTTTCTGATTGATAATCAGGGGTATCTGCAAACCACTACCTCGCCCATTGTTCTGGGCGACCCCAACCCGGCCTTTACCACCAGCTTCATCAACGATTTCAGCTTTAAAGGCTTCTCGTTCAATATGATGTGGACGTATCGGCACGGCGGAGCTATGTACTCGTCAACAGCGGGTGCGCTGCTCGGGCGCGGCCTGACCTACGACACGGGACTGGAAAAAGGGTATGACCGTGCTCAGACGTTCATCTTCCCCGGCGTAAAGGCCGACGGCAACCCGAACGACATTCAGGTAACGGCGTCGGACGTAGGCTTCAACAACCTGTATTTCTTTGGCGATGAGGGGCGTATTTTCGACGGTTCTACGATTCGTCTTCAGGAGTTATCGCTGGGCTACCAACTGCCCACCTCACTGCTGGGCCGAATTGGCATCAAGCGGGCAACGATTTCTTTGACCGGCAACAATATCTGGTATAAGGCACTCAACTTCCCGCCGGGCCTGAACTTCGATACCGATAACTTAGGGCTGGGCGTTGGCAACGGGATGGGCTTTGAATTCCTGACCGGGCCAAGTTCGCGCCGACTGGGTGGCACGCTTAAACTGACGTTCTAA
- a CDS encoding cytochrome b/b6 domain-containing protein, whose amino-acid sequence MPRIVHKHPLAIRWFHWINFPVLFVMIWSGLLIYWAYDPYKITLGDWTLISFFPDGFYKALGVSRRLAEGMAWHFVFMWLFLLNGVLYVGYTFVSGEWRHLVPDRNSFREAVQVTLYDLGLRKTQPPFVKYNGAQKIAYFSIMLMGVGSVLTGYAIYKPTQFHWLTALVGGYETARLIHFALTIGYVLFFIVHIAQVIRAGWRNFQSIITGFEVLKPDDPEQAMTTEQAPETPPVAPPINPALS is encoded by the coding sequence ATGCCCCGCATTGTTCACAAGCATCCGCTCGCCATTCGCTGGTTTCACTGGATTAACTTCCCGGTGCTGTTTGTCATGATCTGGAGCGGTCTGCTCATCTACTGGGCCTACGATCCGTACAAAATCACCCTCGGCGACTGGACACTAATTTCGTTTTTTCCTGATGGATTTTATAAGGCATTAGGCGTGTCGCGTCGGCTGGCCGAGGGTATGGCGTGGCACTTTGTGTTTATGTGGCTATTTCTGCTGAATGGCGTTCTGTATGTGGGCTACACGTTTGTTTCGGGCGAGTGGCGGCATTTGGTGCCAGATCGCAATTCGTTTCGGGAAGCGGTTCAGGTAACGCTTTACGACCTCGGATTACGCAAAACCCAGCCGCCGTTTGTGAAATACAACGGGGCGCAGAAGATTGCTTATTTCTCGATTATGCTAATGGGCGTTGGCTCGGTGCTGACGGGTTATGCTATCTATAAACCTACACAGTTTCACTGGCTCACGGCTCTGGTGGGCGGCTACGAAACGGCCCGGCTTATTCATTTCGCGCTTACCATTGGTTATGTACTTTTTTTCATCGTTCACATTGCGCAGGTAATTCGGGCTGGCTGGCGCAATTTTCAGAGCATTATTACTGGTTTTGAGGTACTGAAACCAGACGATCCTGAACAGGCGATGACCACCGAACAAGCCCCTGAAACGCCCCCAGTTGCCCCACCGATTAATCCAGCCCTCTCATGA